The following proteins are co-located in the Moraxella nasovis genome:
- the ilvA gene encoding threonine ammonia-lyase, biosynthetic — protein MLTHYVRSIITATVYDVAIRTPLDQAVKLSARFDNDIRLKREDLQPVFSFKLRGAYNKISQLSTEQKAKGIICASAGNHAQGVAYSASKLGLHSTIVMPTTTPDIKVKAVKALGGNVVLHGDSFDKANQFAINKANTDALTYIAPYDDKLVIAGQGTVALELSQDWREMEYVFVPVGGGGLIAGMAAFLGEIAPHVKVIGVESDGSDCLNIARKTGERTRLPQVSLFADGVAVAQIGQIPFDVVSLPKSDGQKSVVDDVITCSNDEICAAVKDIFEENRHIVEPSGALALAGLKKYIQTHHLLGKNCVAIVSGANMNFDRLRYIAERTEIGESKEAVFAVQIPERTGAFLDFCRSLQGRNITEFNYRVKPSSKDAHESASIFVGIGLKDGQKERSIIAQKLDEDNYHAYDLTDDEVAKTHIRYLIGGHAYLDDEEIFRVVFPERPGALLNFLEKLGQDFNITLFHYRNHGAAEGRILVGLQATAQSSRQILDALTDIGYECEKVSDNVGYGLFLK, from the coding sequence ATGCTCACCCATTATGTCCGCTCTATCATCACCGCCACTGTCTATGATGTCGCCATTCGCACGCCCTTAGACCAAGCCGTGAAACTGTCGGCACGCTTTGATAACGACATTCGGCTAAAACGAGAAGACTTACAGCCTGTATTTAGCTTTAAACTGCGTGGAGCTTATAATAAAATCAGCCAATTATCCACCGAACAAAAGGCAAAAGGGATCATCTGTGCATCTGCTGGCAATCACGCCCAAGGGGTGGCATATTCAGCAAGCAAATTAGGTTTACACAGTACCATCGTCATGCCAACCACCACGCCAGACATCAAAGTCAAGGCAGTCAAAGCATTAGGTGGCAATGTCGTGCTACATGGCGACAGTTTTGATAAAGCAAACCAATTTGCCATAAATAAAGCAAACACAGATGCTCTGACCTACATCGCCCCTTATGATGATAAGCTTGTCATCGCAGGACAAGGCACGGTGGCATTGGAGCTATCGCAGGATTGGCGTGAGATGGAATATGTCTTTGTGCCTGTGGGCGGTGGCGGTTTGATTGCGGGGATGGCGGCATTTTTGGGCGAGATTGCCCCACACGTCAAAGTGATTGGTGTAGAATCTGACGGCTCTGATTGCCTAAACATCGCACGAAAAACAGGCGAGCGAACACGTCTGCCACAAGTATCACTCTTTGCTGATGGCGTGGCAGTCGCCCAAATCGGACAAATCCCCTTTGATGTCGTCAGCCTCCCCAAATCAGATGGACAAAAAAGCGTGGTAGATGATGTCATCACGTGCAGTAACGATGAGATATGTGCCGCCGTCAAGGATATTTTTGAAGAAAATCGCCACATCGTTGAGCCATCTGGGGCGTTGGCGTTGGCAGGTCTTAAAAAGTACATTCAAACCCATCATTTACTCGGCAAAAACTGCGTGGCGATTGTATCAGGGGCGAACATGAACTTTGATAGATTACGATACATTGCTGAACGCACCGAGATTGGCGAATCCAAAGAAGCGGTTTTTGCAGTGCAAATCCCAGAGCGGACAGGGGCATTTTTGGATTTTTGTCGCTCACTACAAGGGCGAAACATCACCGAATTTAACTACCGAGTCAAACCATCATCAAAAGATGCTCATGAGTCTGCCAGTATTTTTGTGGGCATCGGCTTAAAAGATGGACAAAAAGAACGTTCAATCATCGCCCAAAAATTAGATGAAGATAACTATCATGCCTATGATTTGACAGACGATGAAGTCGCCAAAACACACATTCGCTATTTGATTGGCGGACACGCCTACCTTGATGATGAAGAGATTTTCCGTGTCGTATTCCCAGAGCGTCCTGGGGCATTATTAAATTTCTTAGAAAAATTAGGTCAAGATTTTAATATCACGCTGTTTCATTATCGCAATCACGGCGCTGCCGAAGGACGGATTTTGGTGGGGTTACAAGCCACCGCCCAAAGCTCACGACAAATCTTGGACGCACTGACCGACATCGGCTATGAATGTGAAAAAGTGAGCGATAATGTAGGGTATGGGTTATTTTTGAAATGA
- a CDS encoding UDP-2,3-diacylglucosamine diphosphatase encodes MPNSSQVFLSFEHLLTTKPHDIRAVFVSDLHLSEQTTSLTAAFNHLLMNLIKLPNLQHLFILGDFLDAWLGDDDFINQTWLKQTTDLLQALSDHCHIYIMHGNRDFTLGQQFCDIFRGTLIQAPYYHAIKGKIIRLEHGDALCTDDISYQRYRAIIQNPVVKFCLLNTPLVVRQKLAKTIKSQAHKDKNKKPKVVMDVNDAAVQLALKTCDILIHGHTHRPAVHNHHDKTRVVLGDWHYNDNQVTAVIGVACETVALYTFKHQT; translated from the coding sequence ATGCCTAATTCATCACAAGTATTTTTAAGCTTTGAGCATTTACTTACTACAAAACCGCATGATATTCGTGCGGTTTTTGTCAGTGATTTACATTTATCTGAGCAGACCACGTCGCTGACTGCGGCATTTAACCATCTGTTAATGAATCTGATTAAATTACCAAATTTACAGCACTTATTTATTTTGGGAGATTTTTTGGATGCTTGGCTTGGTGATGATGATTTTATCAATCAAACATGGCTTAAGCAAACGACAGATCTATTGCAAGCCTTAAGCGATCATTGTCATATTTATATCATGCATGGCAATCGTGACTTTACCCTTGGGCAACAATTTTGTGATATTTTTCGTGGCACGCTGATTCAAGCACCGTATTATCATGCCATAAAAGGCAAAATCATTCGCCTAGAGCATGGAGATGCACTATGCACTGACGATATAAGCTATCAGCGTTATCGTGCGATTATCCAAAACCCTGTGGTAAAATTTTGTCTATTAAATACGCCTTTAGTGGTTCGCCAAAAACTTGCCAAAACCATCAAAAGCCAAGCCCATAAAGACAAAAATAAAAAGCCCAAAGTGGTGATGGATGTCAATGATGCCGCTGTTCAGCTTGCCTTAAAAACGTGCGATATACTCATTCATGGGCATACGCATCGCCCTGCTGTGCATAATCATCATGATAAAACAAGAGTAGTACTCGGTGATTGGCACTATAACGATAATCAAGTAACGGCTGTTATTGGGGTAGCTTGTGAAACGGTGGCGTTATACACATTTAAGCACCAAACATAA
- the ispH gene encoding 4-hydroxy-3-methylbut-2-enyl diphosphate reductase, with product MKILLANPRGFCAGVDRAIAIVNVALERFNPPIYVRHEVVHNKFVVEDLASRGAIFVEELDEVPDGAIVIFSAHGVSKAVEDEAARRDLTVFDATCPLVTKVHMEVGKFAKDGMNAILIGHAGHPEVEGTMGRFDTSFGGRIHLVEDADDVASLNFDGDDAKDLAFVTQTTLSMDDTAVVIDALKNKFPKINAPRKDDICYATQNRQDAVKSLAKVCQIVLVVGSPNSSNSNRLRELAERLGAKAYLIDNASQMDKSWFDGITQVGVTAGASAPEVLIQEVLDTLQAWGADTPTELNGIEENITFSLPKSLK from the coding sequence ATGAAAATTTTACTTGCCAACCCACGTGGATTTTGTGCTGGCGTGGACCGTGCCATTGCGATTGTTAATGTCGCCCTAGAACGCTTTAATCCGCCCATTTATGTGCGGCATGAAGTCGTGCATAACAAGTTTGTCGTAGAAGATTTGGCATCTCGCGGGGCGATTTTTGTTGAAGAACTCGATGAAGTGCCTGATGGGGCAATCGTGATTTTCTCAGCTCATGGCGTATCTAAGGCGGTGGAAGATGAGGCAGCTCGTCGTGATTTGACAGTGTTTGACGCCACCTGCCCACTGGTTACCAAGGTGCATATGGAGGTGGGTAAATTTGCCAAAGATGGCATGAATGCTATTTTGATTGGGCATGCAGGACACCCTGAGGTTGAAGGCACGATGGGACGGTTTGATACCAGTTTTGGTGGCCGCATTCATTTGGTTGAGGATGCTGACGATGTTGCTAGCCTAAACTTTGATGGCGATGATGCCAAAGATTTGGCATTTGTCACTCAGACTACGCTATCTATGGACGATACGGCGGTGGTAATTGACGCCCTAAAAAATAAATTTCCTAAGATTAATGCACCCCGTAAAGACGACATTTGTTACGCCACTCAAAACCGCCAAGATGCAGTTAAGTCGTTAGCCAAAGTGTGTCAAATCGTTCTTGTCGTAGGCTCGCCTAATTCGAGTAATTCAAATCGCTTACGTGAACTTGCCGAGAGACTGGGGGCAAAAGCTTATCTGATAGATAACGCTTCTCAGATGGATAAATCTTGGTTTGATGGCATAACCCAAGTTGGAGTAACTGCAGGTGCTTCTGCTCCTGAAGTGCTAATCCAAGAAGTATTAGATACCTTGCAAGCGTGGGGAGCAGATACGCCAACAGAATTAAATGGTATTGAAGAAAATATTACATTTAGTCTGCCAAAATCCTTAAAATAA
- the recJ gene encoding single-stranded-DNA-specific exonuclease RecJ: protein MTIKTTSLNLTQRYTGKVPDELTKQLGSQTLALVMMARGIDDTRLLDVSVGSLLPATDLLGIDEAARLIDQAIDAGERILVVGDFDCDGATSTALVVRCLRQMGATVEFIVPDRFKFGYGLTPEIVTYSADKFNPDLIITVDNGISSHDGVQQATNLGIKVIITDHHLTTKPSPKAAAVVNPNQQGCQFGSKSLVGVGVAFYVMGRVAKLRREANKTTTNVSRYLDLVALGTIADVGVLDQNNRILVTHGLNAIRAGRACLGVLAILEQASRDYQKITSDDFGFAIAPRINAAGRMDNMRTGVECLLADDWGAAHTLALELNRLNQSRRSVEMQMRDEANSIIETLHLTDECGETKELPKSVVLYQDSWHQGVIGIVAGRIKERLYRPCIVFAPADAKCVGDDDLIKGSARSIAGIHVRDAIEAVAVANPELILHFGGHAMAAGLTIYKRHFTAFAKAFNQVMNSFDDKVFSEEQFTDGTLLPEDFSLQFATDLKNISVWGNGFVLPSFDGVFHIVDAKVLKDKHLKLTLKHDGVMYPIDAIWFNYDADRWDYRASLVHILYTLDINEWKGVQNIQLIIKDLAVVETTL from the coding sequence ATGACAATCAAAACAACATCTTTAAACCTAACTCAGCGTTACACAGGTAAAGTACCCGATGAGCTGACGAAGCAGCTAGGTTCTCAGACATTAGCTTTGGTGATGATGGCTCGAGGCATTGATGATACACGCCTGCTGGATGTCTCGGTGGGCAGCCTATTGCCAGCGACTGATTTATTAGGCATAGATGAAGCAGCAAGACTTATCGATCAAGCGATTGATGCAGGTGAGCGTATCTTGGTTGTGGGTGATTTTGATTGTGATGGGGCGACATCGACTGCACTGGTGGTTCGCTGTCTAAGACAGATGGGCGCGACGGTGGAATTTATCGTGCCAGACCGCTTTAAGTTTGGCTATGGTTTGACGCCAGAAATCGTCACTTACAGTGCTGATAAGTTTAACCCTGATTTGATTATCACAGTAGATAATGGTATCTCAAGCCATGACGGTGTCCAACAAGCGACCAACCTTGGTATTAAAGTTATTATCACTGACCACCATTTGACCACTAAGCCATCCCCAAAAGCTGCTGCTGTCGTCAATCCTAATCAGCAAGGCTGTCAATTTGGCTCTAAGTCATTGGTGGGTGTTGGTGTGGCGTTTTATGTGATGGGTCGTGTCGCTAAGCTTCGCCGAGAAGCGAATAAGACCACAACGAATGTATCAAGATACTTGGACTTGGTGGCACTTGGGACGATTGCTGATGTCGGTGTACTTGACCAAAATAACCGAATCTTAGTCACGCATGGGCTAAATGCTATCCGTGCAGGACGTGCCTGTTTAGGCGTGCTTGCAATACTAGAGCAGGCGAGCCGAGATTACCAAAAAATCACCAGTGATGATTTTGGTTTTGCCATCGCCCCACGCATTAACGCTGCAGGGCGTATGGATAATATGCGAACTGGCGTGGAGTGTTTGCTTGCCGATGACTGGGGTGCAGCACATACACTTGCTCTTGAGCTAAATCGTCTCAACCAATCTCGCCGAAGTGTCGAGATGCAGATGCGTGATGAGGCAAATAGCATTATTGAAACACTGCATTTAACTGATGAATGTGGCGAGACAAAAGAGCTGCCAAAATCTGTCGTATTATACCAAGACAGCTGGCACCAAGGAGTAATTGGGATTGTGGCTGGGCGCATTAAAGAGCGTCTGTATCGTCCGTGCATTGTATTTGCACCAGCGGATGCCAAATGCGTGGGCGATGATGATCTGATTAAAGGCTCGGCACGCTCCATCGCAGGTATTCATGTTAGAGACGCCATTGAAGCGGTAGCGGTGGCAAATCCAGAGTTGATTTTACATTTTGGTGGGCATGCGATGGCAGCGGGGCTGACCATTTATAAGCGTCATTTTACAGCATTTGCTAAGGCCTTTAACCAGGTAATGAACAGCTTTGATGATAAAGTGTTTAGTGAAGAGCAGTTCACAGATGGCACGCTTTTACCTGAAGATTTTAGCTTACAGTTTGCAACCGATCTAAAAAATATCAGTGTATGGGGTAATGGCTTTGTTCTGCCAAGCTTTGATGGGGTCTTTCATATCGTAGATGCCAAAGTGCTAAAAGACAAACATTTAAAATTAACACTTAAGCACGATGGCGTGATGTATCCTATTGATGCGATTTGGTTTAATTATGATGCTGATCGATGGGATTATCGAGCAAGCCTTGTGCATATCTTATATACGCTTGACATTAATGAATGGAAAGGTGTTCAAAATATACAGCTTATCATTAAGGATTTAGCGGTTGTCGAAACGACACTTTAG
- a CDS encoding AAA family ATPase, which translates to MHKQNIHHIKEQSNGESAFFYFTERITDNALYLLDEPENSLSPNRQMELMNFITDSVRFYHCQFIIATHSPFLLSMPNAKIYDVDNIPVVKKWTELDNVRAYYEFFKARQADFE; encoded by the coding sequence ATGCACAAGCAAAATATTCATCATATCAAAGAGCAGTCTAATGGCGAGAGTGCGTTTTTTTATTTTACCGAGCGAATTACGGATAATGCCCTGTATTTATTAGATGAGCCAGAAAATAGCCTATCGCCCAACAGACAAATGGAGCTGATGAACTTTATTACCGATAGCGTACGCTTTTATCATTGTCAGTTTATTATTGCCACGCATTCGCCGTTTTTATTATCCATGCCAAATGCCAAAATTTATGATGTGGATAATATCCCTGTCGTTAAAAAATGGACAGAATTGGATAATGTCAGGGCGTATTATGAATTTTTTAAGGCAAGGCAGGCGGATTTTGAGTAA
- a CDS encoding YebC/PmpR family DNA-binding transcriptional regulator has translation MAGHSKWANIKHRKAKQDAAKGKIFTKIIREIVSASKGGDPDPASNPRLRAVLEKANAANMTKDVIKRAIERGQGGGEGDNVQEITYEGYGVGGVAVIVETMTDNVNRTVGEVRHAFSKHGGNLGTSGSVAYLFSKRGEIVFHDVSLEDKVMEIALEAGASDIENDGESLLVITEPNDFGVVVDALANAGLKADSMEVTMSPSTTADIDDIDDAQRVLKMIDMLEDLDDVQEVYTNVNFSDDVMAQLDA, from the coding sequence ATGGCAGGTCATAGTAAATGGGCGAATATCAAACATCGCAAAGCCAAACAAGATGCCGCAAAGGGCAAAATTTTTACCAAAATCATTCGTGAGATTGTCTCTGCTTCTAAGGGGGGCGATCCAGACCCTGCAAGCAACCCACGCCTAAGAGCCGTGCTAGAAAAAGCCAATGCCGCCAACATGACCAAAGATGTCATCAAGCGTGCCATTGAACGTGGACAAGGCGGTGGTGAAGGCGACAACGTCCAAGAGATTACCTACGAAGGCTATGGCGTGGGCGGTGTGGCGGTCATCGTGGAGACCATGACCGATAACGTCAATCGCACGGTGGGCGAAGTTCGCCACGCATTTAGCAAGCACGGGGGCAATCTTGGCACATCTGGCTCAGTGGCATATTTATTTAGCAAGCGTGGCGAGATTGTCTTTCACGATGTATCGCTTGAAGATAAAGTGATGGAGATTGCCCTAGAAGCAGGAGCAAGCGACATTGAAAACGATGGCGAGAGCCTACTTGTCATCACCGAACCTAATGACTTTGGGGTGGTGGTGGACGCACTAGCAAATGCAGGACTAAAAGCAGACAGCATGGAAGTTACCATGTCGCCTTCTACCACAGCCGACATTGATGATATTGACGATGCACAGCGTGTGCTAAAAATGATTGATATGCTAGAAGACTTAGACGATGTGCAAGAAGTCTATACCAACGTCAATTTTAGCGATGATGTGATGGCACAATTAGATGCTTAA
- a CDS encoding ion transporter has product MKTHHKHSLAERIHIIIEGTDTRMGKFFDVVLLIAIALSVAVVMLDSVLILRLQYGKLFFYAEWFFTLLFTIEYMLRLYSAPNRRRYAFSFFGVVDLLALLPSYLSLFFVGTQYLLVVRILRILRIFRVFKLKSYMQQAGFLAAAFKTSQHKIIVFFVSLLLLVTIFGSVLYVVEGPENGFTSIPLSIYWAIVTLTTVGYGDISPKTPLGQAIASMVMITGYAIIAVPTGIFTAELTRTMRPQLHPISCPNCGKFGHASNAKFCDRCGHDLHL; this is encoded by the coding sequence ATGAAAACCCATCATAAGCACAGCCTTGCAGAACGTATTCATATCATCATTGAAGGCACTGATACCCGCATGGGTAAATTTTTTGATGTGGTGCTACTGATTGCCATTGCGTTGTCGGTGGCGGTGGTGATGTTAGATAGTGTGCTGATTTTAAGATTGCAATATGGCAAGCTATTTTTTTATGCAGAATGGTTTTTTACGCTGTTATTCACCATAGAATACATGCTGCGGCTGTATTCTGCCCCCAATCGTCGCCGTTATGCGTTTAGTTTTTTTGGGGTGGTGGATTTGTTGGCATTATTGCCAAGCTATCTGAGTTTATTTTTTGTGGGGACGCAATATCTGCTTGTGGTGCGTATTTTGCGTATTTTGCGGATATTTCGAGTATTTAAGCTTAAGTCTTATATGCAGCAGGCGGGATTTTTGGCGGCGGCGTTTAAGACCAGCCAGCATAAAATCATCGTATTTTTTGTGTCATTGTTATTGTTGGTCACGATTTTTGGTTCGGTATTGTATGTCGTTGAAGGCCCTGAAAACGGTTTTACCAGTATTCCTTTATCTATTTATTGGGCAATAGTTACGCTGACCACCGTAGGCTATGGTGATATTTCACCAAAAACACCACTAGGTCAAGCCATCGCAAGTATGGTGATGATTACAGGTTATGCCATCATTGCGGTGCCGACAGGGATTTTTACCGCAGAGCTGACACGCACCATGCGACCACAGCTACACCCCATCTCTTGCCCGAATTGCGGCAAATTTGGTCATGCGTCCAATGCCAAATTTTGCGACCGCTGTGGGCATGATTTGCATTTATAG
- a CDS encoding rhomboid family intramembrane serine protease, translating to MKLDQLVRLAPVTLFLIISFVIVALWQTVAGVSLDSPNSDDLIHFGANFLPLSLTIEPWRIVSSVFLHIGLIHLLFNAFAMYFFGQVAEQILNSLRFFVVFMVSAIGGNLLNLFITWQDVLAGGPVGLSAGASGGIMGLGSALFVLAATKARTPFILSTKNLAMVMGVNVIMGFAVDGIDNAGHIGGLIVGALLGLAFVADLRMIKVRLVSLFWLSAAVLSLGFVGVWWVLQGWVLVLV from the coding sequence ATGAAATTAGATCAACTTGTTCGTCTTGCACCTGTTACGCTTTTTTTAATCATTAGTTTTGTTATCGTAGCACTATGGCAAACGGTGGCTGGCGTATCGCTTGACTCACCAAATTCAGATGATTTGATTCATTTTGGAGCCAACTTCTTACCGCTATCTTTGACGATTGAGCCATGGCGGATTGTCAGCAGTGTGTTTTTACATATTGGCTTAATCCATCTGTTATTTAATGCCTTTGCTATGTATTTTTTTGGTCAAGTGGCAGAGCAGATTTTAAATAGCTTGCGGTTTTTTGTGGTTTTTATGGTATCAGCAATTGGCGGTAATTTGCTAAATCTGTTTATCACTTGGCAAGATGTATTGGCAGGTGGGCCTGTTGGGCTGTCGGCAGGTGCTTCAGGCGGTATCATGGGTCTTGGGTCAGCATTATTCGTGCTGGCAGCAACGAAAGCTCGTACGCCATTTATTTTAAGCACGAAAAACTTAGCGATGGTGATGGGTGTTAATGTCATTATGGGCTTTGCTGTTGATGGCATTGATAATGCAGGGCATATTGGCGGTTTAATTGTTGGAGCATTGCTTGGGCTTGCTTTTGTGGCAGATTTACGCATGATAAAAGTCAGATTGGTTAGTCTGTTTTGGTTATCTGCAGCAGTGCTAAGCCTTGGATTTGTGGGCGTGTGGTGGGTGCTACAAGGCTGGGTTTTGGTCTTGGTGTGA
- a CDS encoding cytoplasmic protein codes for MKSYPIFELKALHGLCTNHRNLLKKYQQCACFHCLTYFDYSDIQKEDWIDNNDTALCPYCGIDAVLPNDFNNLIEENLLKTMQKYFFS; via the coding sequence ATGAAATCATATCCTATTTTTGAATTAAAAGCATTGCATGGACTTTGCACCAATCATAGAAATTTATTGAAAAAATATCAGCAATGTGCGTGTTTTCATTGTTTGACCTATTTTGATTATAGCGATATTCAAAAAGAAGACTGGATTGATAATAATGATACAGCCCTATGCCCTTATTGTGGCATTGATGCTGTGTTACCCAACGATTTTAACAATCTGATTGAAGAAAATTTATTAAAAACCATGCAAAAGTATTTCTTTTCATGA
- a CDS encoding peptidylprolyl isomerase, with product MDMPIVELDTNFGSIVIELNEEKAPQTVANFLDYVQSGHYDGTIFHRVINGFMIQGGGMESGMKEKRTGTPIKNEADNGLKNDVGTIAMARTNDPHSATSQFFINVNNNDFLNYSSPTPQGWGYAVFGKVIDGMDVVNQIKNVKTTSYGFHQDVPVDAVVINSAKVIQK from the coding sequence ATGGATATGCCTATTGTAGAGCTTGACACTAACTTTGGTTCTATCGTCATTGAGCTTAATGAAGAAAAAGCCCCACAAACCGTTGCTAACTTTTTAGATTATGTTCAAAGTGGGCATTATGACGGCACGATTTTTCATCGTGTGATTAACGGCTTTATGATTCAAGGTGGCGGCATGGAAAGCGGTATGAAGGAAAAACGCACTGGCACACCAATTAAAAACGAAGCAGACAACGGTCTAAAAAATGACGTGGGTACGATTGCGATGGCTCGCACAAATGATCCACATTCTGCAACTTCCCAATTTTTCATTAACGTAAATAATAACGATTTTTTAAACTACTCAAGCCCAACACCTCAAGGCTGGGGTTATGCTGTTTTTGGTAAAGTTATTGATGGTATGGACGTGGTTAATCAGATTAAGAACGTAAAAACAACAAGTTATGGCTTTCACCAAGACGTACCTGTGGATGCTGTCGTTATTAATTCCGCTAAAGTCATCCAAAAGTAA
- a CDS encoding glutamine--tRNA ligase/YqeY domain fusion protein has product MTNIKPDTEKNNFIRTIIKDDLANNKHERIVTRFPPEPNGFLHIGHVKSICLNFGLAQEFQGLCNLRFDDTNPTAEKQDFVDSIKKDVQWLGFDWAGDVRYASNYFDQLYEWAVKLIKKGVAYVDLQTPEEIRENRGGFGKPSVPSPQREASIEENLARFDDMKNGKYKEGEAVLRAKIDMNHPNMNMRDPVIYRVMHAHHHQTGDKWCIYPMYDYAHPLSDAIEGITHSVCTLEFEDHRPFYDWVVEQVGFEIPPRQYEFSRLNIDHTLTSKRKLKRLVEMGVVSGWDDPRMPTIAGMRRRGYTPEGLRDFCERIGVSKADGVVDFRQLEFSVRNSLEDSTARGMAVLRPLKVTITNFDEAISQVETLKKPTVATKVKDGVLWLSQPKHPSLDLGHRDIPFTKTIYIDQSDFELNPPEGYKRLSPDNREIRLRNSYILKVEEFKTDDNGDVIELIATIDPKTLGNNPEGRKVKGVIHWVSADLGVPSAVYTFEHLLFEDDELTDEHIAKIKANHPDADDDTLWVLTHYNPNSQTVYDAVVEPSLVAQVGERFQFERESYFILDSIQDNKPVFYQIVGLKDGFKPA; this is encoded by the coding sequence ATGACCAACATCAAACCTGACACCGAAAAAAATAACTTTATCCGCACCATCATCAAAGATGACCTAGCAAATAATAAGCATGAGCGTATCGTTACGCGATTTCCACCAGAGCCAAATGGTTTTTTACACATTGGACATGTTAAGTCAATCTGCCTAAACTTCGGCTTGGCACAAGAATTTCAGGGTCTGTGTAATTTGCGATTTGACGACACTAACCCTACCGCCGAAAAGCAAGACTTTGTGGATAGCATTAAAAAAGACGTTCAATGGCTTGGTTTTGACTGGGCAGGTGATGTGCGTTATGCGTCAAACTACTTTGACCAGCTGTATGAATGGGCAGTTAAGCTTATCAAAAAAGGCGTGGCATATGTCGATTTACAAACACCCGAAGAGATTCGTGAGAATCGTGGTGGCTTTGGTAAGCCGTCTGTGCCATCGCCACAGCGAGAGGCGAGTATTGAGGAGAATTTGGCTCGCTTTGACGACATGAAAAACGGCAAATACAAAGAGGGCGAGGCAGTGCTTCGTGCCAAAATTGACATGAATCACCCTAACATGAATATGCGAGACCCTGTTATCTATCGTGTGATGCATGCTCACCACCACCAAACAGGCGATAAGTGGTGCATTTATCCGATGTATGATTATGCCCATCCACTTAGTGATGCAATAGAAGGAATTACGCATTCAGTTTGTACGCTTGAGTTTGAAGATCATCGTCCTTTTTATGATTGGGTAGTAGAGCAAGTCGGATTTGAGATTCCCCCACGTCAGTACGAATTTAGTCGCTTAAATATTGATCACACGCTAACTTCTAAGCGTAAGCTTAAACGCCTAGTTGAGATGGGTGTGGTGAGTGGCTGGGACGATCCACGCATGCCAACCATTGCAGGTATGAGACGACGTGGCTACACGCCAGAGGGTTTGCGTGATTTTTGTGAGCGTATCGGCGTTAGTAAGGCAGATGGAGTGGTTGATTTTCGCCAGCTTGAATTTAGTGTAAGAAATTCACTTGAGGATAGCACAGCTCGTGGCATGGCGGTGCTTCGCCCCTTAAAAGTCACCATTACCAATTTTGATGAAGCTATCAGCCAAGTAGAAACGCTTAAAAAGCCAACGGTCGCAACTAAAGTAAAAGATGGCGTATTATGGCTAAGTCAGCCTAAGCACCCAAGCCTTGATTTGGGTCACCGTGATATTCCGTTTACAAAGACCATTTATATTGATCAAAGCGACTTTGAGCTAAATCCACCAGAAGGCTATAAACGCCTATCGCCTGACAATCGTGAAATCCGTCTACGTAATAGCTATATCCTAAAGGTAGAAGAGTTTAAGACCGATGATAATGGAGATGTGATAGAGCTTATCGCCACCATCGACCCAAAAACGCTGGGCAATAATCCTGAAGGACGTAAGGTTAAAGGGGTGATTCACTGGGTATCGGCAGATTTGGGTGTGCCAAGTGCGGTATATACATTTGAGCACTTGCTTTTTGAGGATGATGAGTTAACAGATGAGCATATTGCCAAGATTAAGGCAAATCATCCTGATGCAGACGATGATACGCTTTGGGTGCTTACACATTATAATCCCAATTCACAAACAGTGTACGACGCTGTTGTTGAGCCGTCCTTAGTAGCGCAGGTTGGTGAGCGTTTTCAGTTTGAGCGAGAAAGCTACTTTATCTTAGACAGCATCCAAGATAATAAGCCTGTATTTTATCAGATTGTAGGATTAAAAGACGGCTTTAAGCCTGCTTAA